TCGCCCAGTAATAATAACGGTCTGTCCAGCAGGGCGCTGCCTTAATGCCGTGACAATGTCACCTAAATCCAAATAATCATAGCTAACCATATACGTCAGCTCATCCAATACCACGAGATCAAATTGTGGATCGGCCAGCATGCGTTTACCCGCCTGCCAGACCTTCTGTGCTGCTTCAGTATCCGTCTGGCGATTCTGCGTCTCCCAGGTGAAACCGGTCGCCATGACCTGAAATTCCACGCCATGCTGTTGCAATAGGTTTTTTTCGCCGTTTGGCCATTCACCTTTAATAAACTGAATCACGCCCGCCCGCAATCCGTGGCCAATCGCCCGTGTGACGGTGCCAAACGCTGCTGTCGTTTTCCCTTTCCCATTGCCGGTGAAAACAATCAAGATACCGCGCGTTTCATTCGCGGCGGCAATGCGGGCATCGACCTTTTCTTTCAGTCGCTGCTGGCGTTGTTGGTGGCGTTCATCGTTCATGTTCTTCTCTTGTTATTCGGCTGGACCGGCTTTTCTGCCCGGTTGTGCGTCAAAACTCATTCCCGTCTTGCGGCGACTGTCATCACCCATCAGGTAGAGATACAGTGGCATAATGTCTGTCGGTGTCTTCAGCTTCATCGGATCTTCGTTGGGGAAGGCTGATGCACGCATT
The window above is part of the Pectobacterium araliae genome. Proteins encoded here:
- the cobO gene encoding cob(I)yrinic acid a,c-diamide adenosyltransferase, with protein sequence MNDERHQQRQQRLKEKVDARIAAANETRGILIVFTGNGKGKTTAAFGTVTRAIGHGLRAGVIQFIKGEWPNGEKNLLQQHGVEFQVMATGFTWETQNRQTDTEAAQKVWQAGKRMLADPQFDLVVLDELTYMVSYDYLDLGDIVTALRQRPAGQTVIITGRGCHRDLLELADTVTEMRPVKHAFDSGIQAQQGIDW